A single window of Thalassoroseus pseudoceratinae DNA harbors:
- a CDS encoding glycosyltransferase has product MCDLTVVVPTYQEAANLPELVSRIDQATKSAGIHAEILIVDDNSPDDTPMVCKELAVDFPIRLIVRTEERGLASAVVAGMKVARGDVLLCMDADLSHPPEAIPELYHAVSGTAPIADFVVGSRYVPGGGTDAAWGLFRWLNSKIATLLARPLTAVQDPMAGFFALRRETFEQSAPLDPIGWKIGLELIVKCGCRAVVEVPIHFADRTQGESKLNLREQINYLRHLRKLYEFRFPNWNWLLLFGCVGLTGVVVDLSMFQVLLNWLTVPMAAVLAIWIAMTWNYILNRSITFRNTERKPWLKQYAEFCASCLFGGLINWATRSSLCLATAYFATHPLRAALLGVIAGTASNFLLCRFLVFRPTTAGLDTPSVNSVQPTEASTENPQFPKVTEPAQHHHQSTEGELESSRHRQVVHDNPLP; this is encoded by the coding sequence ATGTGCGATCTCACGGTTGTCGTTCCTACGTACCAGGAAGCCGCCAATCTGCCAGAGTTAGTCTCTCGGATTGATCAGGCCACGAAATCCGCAGGCATTCACGCCGAGATACTGATCGTCGATGACAACAGCCCTGACGACACACCGATGGTCTGCAAGGAGTTGGCGGTGGATTTTCCCATCCGGCTCATCGTGCGAACCGAAGAGCGAGGTCTCGCCAGTGCGGTGGTTGCAGGGATGAAGGTGGCCCGTGGTGATGTGCTGCTGTGTATGGACGCCGACCTGTCTCACCCCCCCGAAGCCATTCCCGAACTGTATCACGCCGTTAGCGGCACGGCCCCCATTGCCGACTTCGTTGTTGGCAGCCGATATGTCCCTGGTGGCGGAACCGACGCCGCTTGGGGTCTTTTTCGGTGGCTGAACTCCAAAATCGCGACGCTCTTGGCTCGCCCACTGACGGCTGTTCAAGACCCCATGGCCGGTTTCTTCGCATTACGGCGAGAGACGTTCGAGCAATCCGCCCCGCTCGATCCAATTGGCTGGAAGATCGGGCTGGAATTGATCGTCAAATGTGGCTGCCGAGCGGTTGTGGAAGTTCCAATTCATTTTGCTGACCGAACGCAGGGAGAGAGCAAACTCAACTTGCGTGAGCAGATCAATTACTTGCGGCATCTGCGGAAGCTGTATGAATTCCGATTTCCGAATTGGAATTGGTTGTTGTTATTCGGCTGCGTTGGCCTGACTGGCGTTGTTGTCGATTTGTCCATGTTCCAGGTACTGCTGAACTGGCTGACGGTACCGATGGCGGCCGTCTTGGCCATTTGGATCGCGATGACATGGAATTACATCCTGAACCGATCCATCACGTTTCGGAACACCGAGCGAAAACCTTGGTTGAAGCAGTACGCGGAATTCTGCGCGAGCTGCTTATTCGGTGGGCTGATCAACTGGGCCACACGGAGCAGTCTTTGTTTAGCGACCGCGTATTTCGCGACGCACCCTTTGCGGGCTGCGTTGTTGGGAGTGATTGCGGGAACCGCGTCGAACTTCCTACTTTGTCGGTTCCTGGTGTTTCGACCCACGACTGCCGGTCTCGACACGCCGAGCGTGAACTCCGTTCAGCCCACCGAAGCCTCGACGGAAAATCCACAGTTCCCCAAGGTCACCGAACCCGCCCAACACCATCATCAGTCAACTGAAGGGGAATTGGAATCAAGTCGTCATCGACAGGTTGTTCACGATAATCCACTGCCGTGA
- a CDS encoding sigma 54-interacting transcriptional regulator has product MTSSPVILTRDPALANRTLTWLATDFSVAATIAEDTETASQLLMRSPCATVFLDTRAGEFASEAATFLRGVIDGELAALNLVTIGSNAYPIELVGVVDLLTQLHLNHENCWNDEDVQNRLREILNTPHARPVPRRFTVDAGSVAISTYTPSLFPVLENVSRVSQHNVTLLIVGATGTGKTTLAKFIHMLSPRRDRPFQTLACGALPGDLIESELFGHSRGAFTGADRNKIGRFQAAGTGTLLLDEIDVLDPKQQAKLLRVIETGEYEMVGSTETKHSDARLIVASNVNLESLTQNSQFRADLYYRLNVLEFPLPCLKDRPLDIIPMVQAFVTEFCEQHDIVINTIHEDFIDAVKRYPWPGNIRELKNHIRRAVLLCETDMLTVNDLSPVIIRAQFAEPECETPTGARKPNGWSLSDRVAQSEREMLIEALRAHNDNRTATAKSLGLSRVGLYKKLRRFGLVKKSATSAK; this is encoded by the coding sequence ATGACGTCTTCCCCAGTCATACTGACCCGCGACCCTGCCCTAGCCAATCGAACTCTAACTTGGCTAGCAACGGATTTTTCCGTCGCCGCGACGATCGCCGAAGACACCGAAACCGCGAGCCAATTGCTAATGCGATCGCCCTGTGCGACCGTGTTTCTCGACACCCGTGCCGGAGAATTTGCGAGCGAAGCCGCGACGTTTCTTCGAGGTGTTATTGATGGAGAACTTGCCGCTCTCAATCTGGTGACGATCGGATCGAACGCCTACCCAATTGAATTGGTAGGTGTTGTTGATCTGCTCACACAGTTGCATCTCAATCATGAGAACTGCTGGAACGACGAAGACGTTCAAAATCGGCTTCGAGAAATCTTAAACACCCCACACGCTCGTCCCGTGCCACGACGGTTTACCGTGGATGCTGGGTCGGTCGCCATCTCGACGTACACGCCGTCTTTGTTTCCGGTGTTGGAGAACGTGAGTCGGGTGAGTCAGCACAACGTTACGTTGTTGATCGTCGGCGCTACCGGGACCGGCAAAACGACGTTGGCGAAGTTCATCCACATGCTTTCGCCGCGGCGAGACCGCCCCTTCCAAACGCTCGCCTGTGGAGCACTGCCGGGCGATTTGATCGAAAGCGAACTCTTCGGCCATTCACGCGGTGCATTCACGGGTGCGGATCGCAACAAAATTGGTCGATTTCAAGCTGCCGGAACTGGCACGTTGTTGTTGGACGAAATCGATGTTCTTGATCCGAAACAGCAAGCCAAGTTGCTCCGAGTGATTGAAACCGGCGAATACGAAATGGTCGGGTCGACTGAGACCAAGCATTCCGATGCCCGGTTGATCGTCGCATCGAACGTGAATTTGGAATCTCTCACGCAGAACTCCCAATTCCGTGCCGACCTTTACTACCGGTTAAACGTCCTGGAATTCCCGCTGCCCTGTCTGAAAGATCGGCCGCTGGACATCATCCCGATGGTGCAGGCATTCGTCACGGAGTTTTGCGAACAGCACGACATCGTTATCAACACGATTCATGAAGACTTCATCGACGCGGTCAAACGGTACCCATGGCCCGGAAACATTCGGGAACTCAAGAACCATATTCGTCGGGCGGTGTTGCTTTGCGAAACGGACATGCTGACCGTCAACGATCTTTCGCCAGTTATCATTCGCGCACAGTTCGCTGAACCGGAATGCGAAACGCCAACGGGAGCGCGAAAACCGAATGGCTGGAGCCTGTCGGACCGTGTTGCCCAAAGTGAACGCGAAATGCTGATCGAAGCACTGCGTGCCCACAACGACAACCGCACCGCCACCGCAAAATCACTCGGCCTGAGCCGCGTGGGACTCTACAAAAAACTCAGACGCTTCGGATTGGTCAAGAAGTCCGCGACAAGCGCGAAATAG
- a CDS encoding toll/interleukin-1 receptor domain-containing protein, with protein sequence MELIDTITVRHQEHERHVMLYVGDLSSIPQHESVDLLIVSAFPNDYIPTRTSLIGALNRKGISIAQLARDKEVDLRKFSSCWLSRPIEHPDAYFHRVLCFEPQHRGTAPEVVGDVFRSIVPFTAGNHSISQVAMPLLAAGDQGESSEVMLEMLVTASLHWLSLGMPLGQIKIVVRDSSCIHLLHETFGRLKRQFMHGTDDTGNDHFRFDVFISYSQKNRSEVDQLVEHLIDSQPSLRIFLDRLELNSGAAWQQHIFECLDDSRKVICAFSPDYMASKICKEEFNIALFRHRETENGVLLPVYLFTAELPTYMKLLQYQDVREGSSDRIAEVAAQLVKYL encoded by the coding sequence ATGGAACTGATCGATACGATCACAGTTCGTCACCAAGAGCATGAGCGGCATGTCATGCTTTATGTGGGTGACTTAAGCTCAATTCCGCAGCATGAGTCAGTTGACTTACTAATTGTCTCTGCATTTCCCAATGACTACATTCCAACGCGGACGAGCCTGATTGGTGCCCTGAATCGAAAAGGAATTTCCATAGCCCAATTAGCACGCGACAAAGAAGTTGATTTACGCAAATTCTCGAGTTGCTGGTTGTCGCGTCCGATTGAACATCCCGACGCGTATTTCCACCGAGTTTTATGCTTCGAACCGCAGCATCGTGGTACCGCGCCTGAAGTCGTTGGTGATGTGTTTCGGAGCATTGTACCGTTTACAGCAGGTAATCATTCGATCTCGCAGGTGGCTATGCCGCTACTTGCTGCAGGCGATCAGGGAGAATCATCTGAAGTTATGCTTGAGATGCTTGTAACGGCTTCTCTACATTGGCTGTCCCTAGGAATGCCATTGGGTCAAATTAAGATCGTGGTTCGAGATTCTTCTTGTATTCATTTGTTGCATGAGACTTTTGGGCGGTTGAAACGGCAGTTCATGCATGGAACCGACGATACAGGCAACGATCACTTTCGATTCGATGTCTTTATAAGCTACTCCCAAAAGAATAGGTCTGAGGTCGATCAGTTAGTGGAACATTTGATTGATAGCCAACCTTCACTACGCATCTTCCTCGACCGCCTTGAGCTAAATTCGGGTGCTGCATGGCAACAACACATATTTGAATGCCTTGACGACTCAAGGAAGGTTATATGTGCATTTTCCCCCGATTACATGGCATCAAAAATCTGCAAAGAAGAATTCAATATTGCGTTGTTTCGGCATCGGGAGACTGAAAATGGCGTTTTGCTTCCCGTGTATCTCTTTACCGCAGAACTTCCGACTTATATGAAGCTCCTGCAGTATCAAGACGTTCGCGAAGGCTCAAGCGATCGAATCGCTGAGGTTGCAGCGCAACTTGTGAAATACCTTTAA
- a CDS encoding PVC-type heme-binding CxxCH protein, whose translation MHFYWIRFGFALCFGWLSITSLHAADTKPEWTHLTVPGAWEENDPKKLGEYDGFAWYRSWVTIPKAWKTRDVELLVSEVGDVHEVYLNGQRIGSAGAFPPNYTDGSAENPRHKVPSSAILAGKNNLLAIKVYDRDGHGGFLGQAPVLLSGDQGIALNGQWEFHTGDDPAWKDGPAALTTTAIFWRVMSLGDALRTAQRTGAIPPEKAVETFTTPDDLAIDLLLAEPDVRQPLNMTFDERGRMWVIQYLQYPYPEGLKILSKDKFWRSVYDKVPDPPPHGPKGADKITIHEDTDGDGTFDKHKTFVEGLNIASSCLVGRGGVWVLNPPYLLFYPDKDQDDIPDGDPEVHLSGFGMEDTHSVANSLTWGPDGWIYGGQGSTVSGHIKKPGDDKNVTHSMGQIIWRYHPEKKIYEIFAEGGGNTFGVEIDAHGRTFSGHNGGNTRGFHYVQGGYYRKGFGKHGPLSNPFTFGYFEHIKHHNVPRFTHNFVIYEDRSLPEAYRENLFGIEPLQGRVVRTDISTLGSTFQSKDIGFPVTTTDRQFRPVDIKVGPDGAIYLADFYEPQISHREHFSGQIDKSNGRVFRLRSADYQGYPTQNLGELSSKELVEMLKHPSKWFRREALRLLGDRKDEAIIPLLSQGIDGNDKDYALECLWALHQTVGLDDATLLKAFQHQNPHVRLWAVRLACDDHTVSTQVAYAMAELAKKESNVEVRSQLACSARRLTTENCLRIITQLIQHDEDEDDPHVPLLLWWAIEAHAEKDREAIVGMFANESVWARPLVENVLAGRLMQRYASAGKRSDLLTCAELFAYAPNKNATAKLLAGFEKAFQGRSLSGLPEELTKAIANAGGGSLALNVRLGDQSAVNTALERISNPKTPIAERIELARIFGEIDQPTSVPVLLGALKSVDNEEFQQTVLAALPRYSDERIGRDVLGLYESFSAPVQTAAQGLLASRAKWAKMLVDAVANEKIPTESVSPDLVRRMTLHRDEKLAASIKSIWPSLKGASDAQMQARIAELAAILENQGGDPSAGKKLYATSCGKCHILFGEGGRIGPALTTYNRDDTLRILLNVVNPSAEIREGFESYLVLTDDGRTASGFLFDQDNRVVVLRGVDGQSVTIERDQIIEMIKQPKSLMPEGLLKSLSKDEIRNLFAYLRSAQPLN comes from the coding sequence ATGCATTTTTATTGGATACGATTTGGTTTCGCGTTGTGTTTCGGCTGGCTATCGATCACCTCGCTACATGCGGCTGACACCAAGCCCGAATGGACGCACCTCACGGTGCCAGGGGCCTGGGAGGAAAACGATCCCAAGAAACTCGGCGAATATGACGGGTTTGCGTGGTATCGAAGTTGGGTGACGATTCCCAAGGCGTGGAAAACTCGTGATGTCGAATTGCTGGTTTCCGAGGTCGGAGACGTTCACGAAGTGTATCTCAACGGCCAGCGAATCGGATCGGCAGGTGCGTTTCCTCCGAACTACACCGACGGCAGTGCGGAAAACCCCCGTCACAAAGTCCCTTCATCCGCAATTCTGGCGGGCAAAAACAATCTTCTCGCGATCAAAGTCTATGACCGCGATGGTCACGGCGGATTTTTGGGGCAGGCACCGGTACTGCTCTCAGGAGATCAAGGCATCGCACTTAACGGGCAGTGGGAGTTCCACACCGGTGACGATCCCGCCTGGAAAGACGGACCCGCCGCGCTCACCACAACCGCAATTTTCTGGCGGGTGATGAGTCTTGGTGATGCCCTCCGCACCGCTCAACGCACCGGTGCAATTCCTCCCGAAAAAGCCGTCGAAACATTCACGACTCCCGACGATCTCGCCATTGACTTGTTGCTTGCTGAACCAGATGTCCGTCAACCGCTGAACATGACATTTGACGAACGCGGGCGGATGTGGGTCATTCAATACCTACAATACCCGTATCCAGAAGGGCTGAAGATTCTCAGTAAGGACAAGTTCTGGCGAAGTGTTTACGACAAAGTTCCCGATCCACCGCCGCACGGTCCGAAAGGGGCCGACAAAATCACGATCCACGAAGACACCGACGGCGACGGCACATTCGACAAGCACAAAACCTTTGTCGAGGGATTGAACATTGCATCGTCTTGTTTGGTCGGGCGTGGTGGGGTGTGGGTGCTGAACCCACCATACTTGCTGTTCTATCCCGATAAAGACCAAGACGACATTCCCGATGGCGATCCCGAAGTGCACCTCAGCGGTTTCGGGATGGAGGACACGCACTCTGTTGCCAACAGTCTGACGTGGGGACCCGACGGTTGGATTTACGGTGGTCAGGGAAGTACGGTCAGCGGGCACATCAAGAAACCCGGCGACGACAAAAACGTCACCCATTCGATGGGCCAAATTATCTGGCGGTATCACCCCGAAAAGAAAATCTACGAAATCTTCGCCGAGGGTGGTGGCAACACGTTCGGTGTCGAGATCGACGCCCACGGTCGCACGTTCTCCGGACACAACGGCGGCAACACCCGCGGGTTTCATTACGTGCAAGGCGGCTATTACCGCAAAGGTTTCGGCAAGCACGGCCCGTTGTCCAATCCGTTTACATTCGGATATTTCGAGCACATCAAACATCACAATGTGCCACGATTCACGCACAACTTCGTGATCTACGAAGACCGTTCCCTTCCCGAAGCGTATCGTGAGAATTTGTTTGGTATCGAACCGCTTCAGGGTCGGGTTGTAAGAACTGATATCTCGACGCTGGGTTCAACGTTCCAATCCAAGGACATCGGTTTTCCCGTGACCACGACCGACCGTCAATTCCGCCCGGTCGATATCAAAGTCGGTCCAGACGGCGCGATTTATCTGGCTGATTTTTACGAACCTCAAATCAGCCACCGCGAACACTTCTCTGGCCAGATCGACAAATCCAACGGCCGCGTCTTTCGGTTGCGATCCGCCGATTACCAAGGATATCCCACTCAAAACTTGGGGGAACTCTCGTCGAAGGAACTTGTCGAGATGTTGAAGCATCCGTCCAAGTGGTTTCGGCGTGAGGCACTGCGGCTGTTGGGGGATCGGAAGGATGAGGCGATCATTCCGTTGTTGAGTCAGGGAATTGATGGCAACGATAAAGACTACGCCTTGGAATGCTTGTGGGCACTCCATCAGACCGTCGGACTCGATGACGCTACGTTGCTCAAAGCCTTCCAGCACCAAAACCCTCATGTGCGATTGTGGGCCGTACGTTTGGCGTGCGACGACCACACCGTCAGCACACAGGTCGCCTATGCGATGGCAGAACTTGCCAAGAAGGAATCGAATGTTGAAGTTCGCAGTCAACTCGCGTGTTCGGCTCGTCGTTTGACGACTGAGAACTGTTTGCGAATCATCACACAGTTGATTCAGCACGATGAGGACGAGGACGATCCACACGTTCCGCTGCTGTTGTGGTGGGCCATTGAAGCTCACGCGGAAAAGGATCGGGAAGCGATTGTCGGGATGTTTGCCAACGAATCGGTTTGGGCCCGGCCATTGGTCGAAAACGTGCTTGCTGGACGCTTGATGCAGCGGTACGCCTCCGCCGGAAAACGGAGCGATTTGCTCACCTGTGCTGAGTTGTTCGCATACGCACCCAACAAGAACGCAACCGCGAAACTTCTCGCCGGTTTTGAAAAGGCATTCCAGGGACGTTCGCTCAGTGGGTTGCCCGAGGAATTGACCAAAGCCATTGCCAATGCTGGTGGCGGTTCGCTGGCACTTAACGTCCGGTTGGGCGATCAATCTGCCGTCAACACCGCACTCGAACGTATCTCCAATCCGAAAACGCCGATCGCGGAACGCATCGAGTTGGCTCGCATCTTCGGCGAGATCGATCAACCAACCTCAGTTCCGGTATTGCTCGGTGCATTGAAGTCCGTCGACAACGAAGAATTTCAGCAAACCGTATTGGCGGCGTTGCCACGTTATTCCGACGAGCGAATCGGTCGTGATGTCCTTGGACTTTACGAGAGTTTTTCCGCCCCCGTGCAAACCGCCGCTCAGGGTTTGCTTGCCAGTCGTGCGAAATGGGCGAAGATGCTCGTGGATGCCGTCGCCAATGAGAAAATCCCGACCGAGTCCGTTTCACCGGATTTGGTCCGCCGCATGACGCTTCACCGCGATGAGAAACTCGCAGCGAGCATCAAATCGATTTGGCCAAGTTTGAAAGGGGCCAGCGACGCACAAATGCAGGCCCGCATCGCGGAACTGGCGGCCATTCTTGAGAATCAGGGCGGTGATCCATCCGCCGGGAAGAAACTCTACGCCACAAGCTGCGGGAAATGTCACATCTTGTTTGGCGAGGGTGGACGTATCGGACCGGCGCTCACGACTTACAATCGTGACGACACACTGCGAATCTTGCTCAATGTCGTCAATCCGAGTGCGGAAATTCGCGAAGGGTTTGAATCGTATCTGGTCCTCACGGACGACGGTCGAACCGCAAGCGGGTTCCTATTCGATCAAGACAACCGTGTGGTCGTGCTCCGCGGTGTCGATGGGCAATCCGTCACCATCGAACGGGATCAAATCATCGAGATGATCAAACAACCCAAAAGCCTGATGCCGGAAGGGTTGCTCAAGTCACTATCGAAAGACGAAATCCGAAACCTATTCGCATACCTAAGAAGTGCTCAGCCACTGAACTAG
- a CDS encoding ThuA domain-containing protein, with translation MYPGDLLETISMELTHFLKWLPRVAVGFAVLISSVAAGEPQFAALNGQDDCQNPAAFQLDLRYRTETAEDSGRFHALTRSTCWAPEKTAVIVCDVWDTHTSPKAAARVVEMAPRINRLLVKVRNRGGTIIHAPSGCMDFYADHPAREHAKTTPKSKNLPKDIGSWCYQIPPEEQGEYPLDQKDGLNGDDPETKKKFLSDLEAKGRNPGRPWIRQIDTLKIEDDDYISDKGDEVWSILEQNGIHNVLLVGVHTNMCVLGRPFGLRRMSQNGKRVALCRDLTDTIYDPSKSPFVNHFTGTDLIVAHIEKWVAPTVTSDQFLGGEPFRFSEDKRPRLVVVMGEREYRTNESLPKFVMEHLGKDYAFEFVHANESDRDDMPGLEALEHADAVLISVRRRALPTQQLKRIRDFIESGKPVIGIRTASHAFALRNADPAEGHAVWPEFDREILGGNYTNHYGAGPQVEITTITGAEDHPILDGVDATKFRGFGSLYKVSPLANSATPLLQGKIPNQEPEPVAWVNKTKHGGRVFYLATGHIQDFDQPEFNKLFKNAVDWAVGR, from the coding sequence ATGTATCCGGGCGACTTGCTGGAGACGATCTCGATGGAACTGACTCATTTCTTGAAGTGGCTGCCGCGAGTGGCGGTCGGCTTCGCTGTCCTAATCTCATCGGTCGCCGCTGGCGAACCGCAGTTTGCGGCACTGAACGGGCAAGACGATTGTCAAAATCCAGCCGCGTTCCAACTCGATCTACGATACCGCACCGAGACCGCCGAAGATAGCGGACGCTTCCACGCACTGACACGGTCAACATGCTGGGCACCGGAAAAAACGGCCGTTATCGTGTGTGACGTCTGGGACACGCACACCTCGCCAAAGGCGGCGGCTCGCGTCGTCGAGATGGCTCCGCGGATCAACCGATTGCTCGTCAAGGTCCGGAATCGTGGCGGCACAATTATCCATGCTCCCAGCGGTTGCATGGACTTCTATGCAGATCACCCGGCTCGCGAACATGCGAAAACGACACCGAAGTCGAAGAATCTTCCCAAAGATATCGGCAGTTGGTGTTACCAGATTCCGCCGGAAGAACAAGGCGAGTACCCGCTCGATCAAAAAGACGGGCTCAACGGCGACGACCCGGAGACGAAGAAAAAGTTTCTCAGCGATTTGGAGGCCAAAGGCCGAAATCCCGGGCGTCCGTGGATTCGACAAATTGACACACTGAAAATTGAAGATGACGACTACATCAGCGACAAAGGCGATGAAGTTTGGAGCATTCTTGAACAGAATGGCATTCACAACGTGCTACTGGTCGGCGTGCACACCAACATGTGCGTGCTCGGACGGCCATTCGGGTTGCGGCGAATGTCACAGAACGGCAAACGCGTCGCTTTGTGTCGCGATTTGACCGATACGATCTACGATCCCTCGAAATCTCCGTTCGTCAATCACTTTACCGGAACAGATTTAATCGTTGCCCACATCGAGAAATGGGTTGCTCCGACTGTGACGAGCGATCAATTCCTCGGCGGCGAACCGTTTCGGTTTTCCGAGGACAAACGCCCACGCTTAGTGGTCGTGATGGGTGAACGAGAATACCGCACGAACGAATCTCTGCCGAAGTTTGTCATGGAGCATCTTGGCAAAGATTATGCCTTCGAATTCGTTCACGCGAACGAAAGTGATCGTGACGACATGCCTGGGTTGGAAGCGTTGGAACACGCAGACGCAGTGCTCATCAGCGTTCGTCGACGGGCACTGCCAACGCAGCAACTCAAGCGAATTCGGGATTTCATCGAAAGCGGCAAACCCGTCATCGGGATTCGGACGGCTAGTCATGCGTTTGCACTCCGGAACGCGGATCCGGCGGAAGGCCACGCGGTTTGGCCGGAATTCGATCGCGAAATCCTGGGCGGAAATTACACCAACCACTACGGTGCTGGTCCGCAGGTGGAAATCACGACCATTACGGGAGCGGAAGATCACCCGATTCTTGATGGTGTCGATGCCACCAAGTTCCGGGGGTTTGGTTCGTTGTATAAGGTCAGTCCGCTGGCGAACTCGGCGACACCTCTGTTGCAGGGAAAGATTCCCAACCAGGAACCGGAACCGGTCGCGTGGGTGAACAAAACCAAACACGGCGGCCGCGTCTTCTATTTGGCCACCGGACATATTCAGGACTTCGACCAACCTGAATTCAACAAGCTATTCAAAAACGCCGTTGATTGGGCCGTCGGTCGGTAA
- a CDS encoding metallophosphoesterase family protein, with the protein MHNDNNCVRIGRRAFLKQGTLTLAATSLASSQLLANDQAAKLRVGLVTDLHYADKAPAGSRHYRETLAKLEEAAKQFEQDTPTFLVELGDFIDAADSVDVEQGYLQTINRPFSAICKDRHYVLGNHCVDTLKKEEFLGGVEQEKSYYSFDRGGFHFIVLDSCFRSDGQPYERKNFHWTDANIPAAELEWLESDLKSNDKPTVVFAHQRLDVQNHHGVKNNAEVRKILEASGKVLAVFQGHSHQNDLKDIGGIQYCTLVAMVEGSGAQNNGYSLMEIEPNGTIHLTGFRKQKNYEW; encoded by the coding sequence ATGCACAACGACAACAATTGCGTCCGCATCGGCCGAAGAGCTTTTCTGAAACAAGGAACGCTTACCTTGGCAGCGACTTCACTGGCTTCGTCGCAACTGCTCGCGAATGACCAAGCCGCAAAACTGCGTGTGGGGCTCGTCACAGACTTGCACTACGCTGACAAAGCCCCCGCCGGAAGTCGGCATTACCGAGAAACACTCGCGAAACTCGAAGAAGCAGCGAAGCAGTTCGAGCAAGACACGCCGACATTTCTCGTGGAATTGGGGGACTTCATCGACGCCGCCGATTCGGTCGATGTCGAGCAAGGTTATCTCCAAACGATCAATCGACCGTTTTCAGCCATCTGCAAAGATCGGCACTACGTCTTGGGCAACCACTGTGTGGATACGCTCAAGAAAGAGGAGTTTCTCGGCGGTGTGGAACAGGAGAAGTCGTACTATTCCTTCGATCGGGGAGGCTTTCACTTCATCGTGCTGGATTCCTGTTTCCGCAGTGATGGTCAGCCTTATGAACGCAAAAACTTCCATTGGACCGACGCGAATATTCCCGCTGCGGAACTCGAATGGTTAGAATCCGATCTCAAGAGCAATGACAAACCGACGGTTGTTTTTGCTCACCAACGATTGGATGTGCAAAACCATCACGGCGTCAAGAACAATGCGGAGGTGCGAAAAATCCTGGAAGCCTCTGGCAAGGTGTTGGCGGTCTTTCAAGGACACAGCCATCAGAACGACCTCAAGGATATCGGCGGCATCCAATACTGCACGCTCGTGGCAATGGTTGAAGGTAGCGGTGCCCAAAACAACGGCTACTCTCTAATGGAAATCGAACCGAACGGGACCATCCACCTCACCGGTTTTCGCAAACAGAAGAACTACGAATGGTAG